The Cydia strobilella chromosome 16, ilCydStro3.1, whole genome shotgun sequence genomic sequence tagcttattcaggactttacttggacattgtgaaacaggccctaattATGATGaaatgttccataatttttctTCCTCTAAAGTCACAATAACCTAGGTATATTATTTGAATAAGAAATTACCTAATTACCTGATGACAGATGTGTTAATTTTGTTATATGATTTTTGTAGGTTCAAGGAAAAGATCCATCAGTTGAAATCACACAAGATATTGTAGAAGAATCTGAAGATGAGCGTTTTGATGAGATGTCAGACAGTGTCCAACCTGTGGAACTTCCACTGTGTGAAATGGGAAGACTGGAAGACATAAGCGAGTTGGTCAACAGCTGCTTGGTCTCACCAGCTCGTAAAGACAAATTGGCCGCTGCTTTAGAATCCCAGCACTATATAAAGAAATTACTCAATCTCTTCCATATGTGTGAAGACATAGAAAACATTGAGGGCTTACATCATCTCTATGAGATATTCAAAAGCATATTCCTTCTcaataaaaacactttgtttGACACAATGTTTGCAGATGACACTATATTTGATGTGGTTGGCTGTCTGGAGTATGACCCGAGTCTACCACAGCCCAAAAAACATAGAGAATATCTGCGGGAGCTAGCAAAATTTAGAGAGGCCATTCCTATTAAAAATCTGGATTTGCTGGCAAAGATACATCAAACATACAGAGTTCAATACATCCAGGACATTGTTTTACCCACTCCCACAGTCTTCGAGGATAATCTGCTTAGCACATTAtctagttttatattttttaataaagtagAAATAGTGAAACTCATAGAGGAAGATGACAGATTTCTGACAGATTTGTTTAAGTTGCTGATGGATGATAAGACACCAAACCCGAAGAGGAGagatttagttttatttctaaaagaGTTTTGCAATTTTTCGCAAAACCTTCAGCCGCAAGATAAAGATgcgttttataaaacgttaGTTTCATTGGGGATCCTGCCAGCGTTAGAAATTACATTAGGTATAGATGATCAGAAGACCAAGACTGGGTCTATAGATATATTAACTTATATTGTGGAATTCTCGCCCTCCGTAGTGAGGGATTACACTTTACAGCAAGCTAACAACACAGAAGAGGTAAAATCCAAATTAAATCATCTTTAGCAACAATATGTTTTGTCATAACATATAATCATTCTCCTTATTACTTACTTCCTAGAAGGTTAACCATAAATAAGGTAATGCCAGCTAATCTACTGGCAATCCTTTAAGAGTCACATGAAACTAGCCACTACTTTATAATCAAAGTTAAATTTTCATATTAAAACAACATTCTGAAATTACAAGAAATTTTACATGAACTTTCAAGTAAAGTATATCTATctctggtactagtttttgttagaaattgtaatacaaagaagaTATAGagagtagaagttttacatacaacatttattcacacttttttttttgtataacaatttttagctatgaaaactagtaccagatatGTTTCCTAAATATTCATGCCCAGTTTCAAGTAATTTAATCATGCCATTTTCAAATGAGAGTGTTCCATTGTATGGGAGTGGCTTTTTGGCGGCGAGATCGTGTAACTTAAAAGCAAGGACACAGCTGTTTGCCAGCATTAATATTACTCTCACTAGCTGGATTATATAAAGACAACTAATACCATTATCTTATCAAGATCTGGCCTCGACAATGACCTTGTATCTTGACCTAAGTATACATAACTGATTATTTACACTTTTCAGGAGCACATGCTGCTTAATATAGTGATTGAACAGATGCTCCGCGACCGTGACCCTGAACTAGGAGGTGCTGTGCAGCTGATGGGGGTCTTACGTATCCTCCTGGACCCGGAGAGCATGCTCGCTTCGGTCAATAAGAGTGAAAAAGCGGACTTCCTAAACTTTTTCTACAAACACAGTATACAGACACTTATAGGTACGTATTATGGAAGATTGTTATGATGAAGACTAGTAATGAGTTGTTTGAGTGATAATTTTAGTTGTTAAATAATTGATGTTCAAATTTCATTAACAGAATCTTTCATTATGACATCCAAGGACATCAAATACAAATACTTTTTTAGTTGTGAgaaatttttccatacaaaatggggaacgtTCCGGCGAATttccgggaacggcacaactattccgtactcaaagggtaaaaacgggaccctattactaagactccgctgtccctttgtctgtctgtctgcctgtcaccaagctgtatttcatgaaccgtgatagctagtcagttaaaattttcacagatgatgtatttctgttgccgctataataacaaatactaaaaagtacggatccctcggtgggagagtctgactcgcacttgtccggttttattgcATACCTCGGTTTTACTGTCCTTTTGGACACAGTACACAGTAGGCGGTCTTATTGCTATAAAGTAATCTACTCTAGACTGCCTACATTCACCAGatgatttttttacattataagaAATCTGCTCAACTATATTGGctaaaaaaacaactttaatgCTGGCCCCTCTCCAATGATTGGCCCCTTCACCCTTGTTTTTGTAGGCAACAGTGGTGACTTCCCGACAAGAATAGAAACCAATAATTTCGTAGTTTGCCCTAAAACCTGGAAATTGATCAttcttaacatttttttattttctacagCACCATTACTACAGAACACAACGGGTGAGAAACCCCTGAGGGAAGACTACCACACTGTGCAGCTACTGGGGCTCGTCCTAGAATTGCTCTCGTTCTGTGTGGAGCATCACACTTATCACATTAAAACTTGCATATTGAACAAGGTATGTTTTCTACAGAAAATTCTGctagttttcataattttatacaaCAGTTTTGAgaaacttaatcgcgtaaaataattcttaaatttacctccgccgtttcgatgacggcgttgtccccgtggtctcggagaagactggctaactAAAGTTGAagtcaacatcttctaggcgcgcgttTATCGAACTACCCGcgcttggtcttgtttattaacttgaacgttttgaataataatgagtaagaaTCGTGAAAGTTAATCAGAGTTTTGTGAAAGTAGATATGTTAGGTTCGTTAGATGCCTGCCTGAAGAACAAACCTTACAAAATTATAGATTTTTAGCAGGAGTTGAATTCTGTGCtcctagtgaaaaagggtacaagtctcgcGCAGCTTAGGTGTAAAAGAGCATAAGTGTTAAATATGTGGACCATACACCCTTTTACACCTGCGCTGCCCGAGACTTGTACCCTTATTAACTAGGGCCAAAGTTTATTTCTCCCAGTAGTCCCAGTGCTTGTTATACATGTATAACGTCAAAGAAATTCTCTGAGGTTCATTTCAATTTATTGATTTTGATTTATGAGAAAATGTGCAAAGAAAAGTGGTTATACTTCGGGACAAGAtcaatataaaaagtttttgttttttcttttgaaaATCTAGACCTGGTCAATTGTATGAAAGAAACAAGCAGCAGTCACTTCTCCTctttttatttgaaagagttCCTGTTTACAAGCGAAACAGGTCCCAAACAATCTGATTCTGTCTAATACAAATCCAACACTATTGGGTCCACTAAGAAGACATGTTCTACTTAGAGTTAATTGCTCCATTACGCTGTTTAGGAAAGTGTAATTTCACAAGTTGTAAGTGACAAGCATGTATTAAACTACAAGGTTTGATGTAATTTTCTTCTGTTTATAGGATCTCCTTCGCCGCATACTGGTACTTATGCGATCAACACACACCTTCCTAGTGCTGGGTGCTCTCAGATTCATGCGCAAAATCACGGCGCTGAAGGACGAATATTACAATCGTTACATCATCAAGGGAAATCTCTTTGCGCCAGTCATAGACGCGTTCCTTAGAAATAATGGCAGGTATGTGTCAAAGAAAAATTATCCCGGATTTCTTTTTATAAAGAGACGcaactagcgtcttttgagcgtctaGTCAGGGCTATGGAAAATggtgtcgctgcgcagttgcgccaacgttgcgtcgagcagcagccataaagttgcctagacgccgacgctcgggagacgctagtgtggggtctctCATGTCTGTAAAAACtgttaattgtaatttgtaaattgCTAAGATATGTGTAGTCAGATTACTGTTTAGGTTTACTCCTACCCACACTGTTTCACCAACAAATGTGCGACTTGCGGAAAATTTCCTAAAAGtttgaatatatgtatatacattttttgatatttttatttttagttttaatcgtgtgtcgataaatggcagtaaatttactgtgactacataatttactatgacagtacccctctatcctatatattctcttggGAAGCGACGAAAGTGCTTGTAGACACATTGTTCTTTTCCCCTAAACATCTTGATTACACTGTTTTCAGGTATAACTTACTCGACTCTGCTATACTAGAATTGTTTGAGTTCATTAAACTGGAGGACATCAAGTCGCTCTGTTCACACGTCGTCGAAAACTACGGCAAGATTTTAGAAGACGTGGAATATGTACAGACGTTTAAAGCGTTGAAGACGCGATATGATCAGCATCAGGATAAACTAAAAGAGCGGGATCGAGGTAAGTTATTTGcttttaagatttaaaaattttgtttacaGTGTCTACATTTGTCGCCATACTAATTACGCGTATTTTATGTAAGAGagattttaagttatttaaattaaaagtatttttaaatttgccaagTAACAAGATATTTTTAGGTAATTTAGGGTAAAATTAAGAGTGTTATTGATATTGGGCATATTCATACTGAGGTGATGTCGCTGGACGTTCTCAGTCATCAGACACTGGTGGTTAGACTCGGCGAGGACCAGCTGAAGCAGGTAGACAAGTTCCGCTACCTAGGGAGCATGTTAACATCCAAGTGCGACCTTGATGCTGAAATTAACTGCAGGATCGGGGCTGCGGCTGCAGCTTTTGGCAAGTTAGACCACAAGGTCCTCAGCTCACATGACTTAAAACTGGCCACTAAGATATCCGTTTATGTGGCAGTCGTGCTGCCTAACCTTCTATACTCCGCTGAGACGTGGACCGTTTATCGCCGCCATATTCGCATGCTGGATCGGTTCCACCTCAGATGCCTACGCAAGATACTGAAGATCCGATGGTCTGATCGTGTTCGGAATACCGAAGTACTGCGTAGAGCAAATGTGGGTGGTGTCGAGGTATACCTCATGCGACGTCAGCTTCGGTGGTGTGGTCACGTTTCACGGATGAACGACCAGCGTGTGGCTAAGCGCatcttttattctgagcttgaggagggcaagcggaaacagggcggccaaTTCCTCAGGTACAAAGATGTGCTTAAGCGGCACATGAAAAAGTGTCGTATAGAGCCCTCGCGATGGGGGCAGCAGGCAGCCATACGAACGGAATGGCGGGATACAATAAATGCCCGGGTGGCTGAATTCGAATCGCGACGGCGCTTAGAGCTGGATTCCAAGCGCGACGAAAtaaaggccagaccacctgcggcaatacattataattactcAAATGGTGTGCTCACATGCCCGCAATGCTCGCGAACGTTTGGAAACAAAATCGGCTACGTTagccacttgcgagcacaccagaGACAACAATAACGGAATtgacagcagtcgccgtggccgaatcgGCCGTGGGAgttattttactatttattgaTAACAGGTATAAAACGTCACACTTAAAGGTTATATTGAAAATTGGCTTTAAAGACAGACAATGATTGGATACCttttccgtaccttaaaaggagaaacggaacccttatatgaacactgttgtccgtccgtccgtctgtctgtcaagaccctttatc encodes the following:
- the LOC134748598 gene encoding serine/threonine-protein phosphatase 4 regulatory subunit 3 isoform X2, encoding MTDTRRRVKLYALNADRQWDDRGTGHVSSCYVDRLKGTSLLVRAESDGSLLLESKIQPDTAYQKQQDTLIVWSEGDNFDLALSFQEKAGCDEIWEKICQVQGKDPSVEITQDIVEESEDERFDEMSDSVQPVELPLCEMGRLEDISELVNSCLVSPARKDKLAAALESQHYIKKLLNLFHMCEDIENIEGLHHLYEIFKSIFLLNKNTLFDTMFADDTIFDVVGCLEYDPSLPQPKKHREYLRELAKFREAIPIKNLDLLAKIHQTYRVQYIQDIVLPTPTVFEDNLLSTLSSFIFFNKVEIVKLIEEDDRFLTDLFKLLMDDKTPNPKRRDLVLFLKEFCNFSQNLQPQDKDAFYKTLVSLGILPALEITLGIDDQKTKTGSIDILTYIVEFSPSVVRDYTLQQANNTEEEHMLLNIVIEQMLRDRDPELGGAVQLMGVLRILLDPESMLASVNKSEKADFLNFFYKHSIQTLIAPLLQNTTGEKPLREDYHTVQLLGLVLELLSFCVEHHTYHIKTCILNKDLLRRILVLMRSTHTFLVLGALRFMRKITALKDEYYNRYIIKGNLFAPVIDAFLRNNGRYNLLDSAILELFEFIKLEDIKSLCSHVVENYGKILEDVEYVQTFKALKTRYDQHQDKLKERDRVSGSVGVAEAVVPSLLRSRYRREARAPDDEEEMWFNDEDELDDEPPLEPAQPHPHPHHALDAIGKIVEKKVCTSTESANGPSRVLLNTASPKPAHTDVQGLVDYDGDSDEEEEGAASAGADERDAKRPRLA
- the LOC134748598 gene encoding serine/threonine-protein phosphatase 4 regulatory subunit 3 isoform X1; the protein is MTDTRRRVKLYALNADRQWDDRGTGHVSSCYVDRLKGTSLLVRAESDGSLLLESKIQPDTAYQKQQDTLIVWSEGDNFDLALSFQEKAGCDEIWEKICQVQGKDPSVEITQDIVEESEDERFDEMSDSVQPVELPLCEMGRLEDISELVNSCLVSPARKDKLAAALESQHYIKKLLNLFHMCEDIENIEGLHHLYEIFKSIFLLNKNTLFDTMFADDTIFDVVGCLEYDPSLPQPKKHREYLRELAKFREAIPIKNLDLLAKIHQTYRVQYIQDIVLPTPTVFEDNLLSTLSSFIFFNKVEIVKLIEEDDRFLTDLFKLLMDDKTPNPKRRDLVLFLKEFCNFSQNLQPQDKDAFYKTLVSLGILPALEITLGIDDQKTKTGSIDILTYIVEFSPSVVRDYTLQQANNTEEEHMLLNIVIEQMLRDRDPELGGAVQLMGVLRILLDPESMLASVNKSEKADFLNFFYKHSIQTLIAPLLQNTTGEKPLREDYHTVQLLGLVLELLSFCVEHHTYHIKTCILNKDLLRRILVLMRSTHTFLVLGALRFMRKITALKDEYYNRYIIKGNLFAPVIDAFLRNNGRYNLLDSAILELFEFIKLEDIKSLCSHVVENYGKILEDVEYVQTFKALKTRYDQHQDKLKERDRVSGSVGVAEAVVPSLLRSRYRREARAPDDEEEMWFNDEDELDDEPPLEPAQPHPHPHHALDAIGKIVEKKVCTSTESANGPSRVLLNTASPKPAHTDVQVSEPRLLDKGLVDYDGDSDEEEEGAASAGADERDAKRPRLA